A genomic stretch from Diprion similis isolate iyDipSimi1 chromosome 1, iyDipSimi1.1, whole genome shotgun sequence includes:
- the LOC124410440 gene encoding uncharacterized protein LOC124410440, which translates to MLAFIFRGVFLVGIVSWYSTSVWKMIDGYFKDRFQSYLRAEYDKNPQMLADLQAYRAAAGKKSPSLPTVVAPEPDITEAVRVCSAEVSPASNSMDQREGFSDGEKQPETATATESPLMVERNESRRVDHADEQLKNDSTKRRKVKETRPTRRRSIERGQPAKKRLKTITLTEKDFASARVKVTPKDFAEFDTNENAVERIEDESHGVLVSKLPFKPKADIGELRRVSEEEFCPLTLEDEVSCQETKTWP; encoded by the coding sequence ATGCTGGCGTTTATATTCCGCGGTGTCTTTCTAGTCGGCATTGTCTCCTGGTACAGCACGAGCGTTTGGAAGATGATCGACGGCTACTTCAAGGATCGATTCCAGAGTTACCTCCGGGCCGAGTACGACAAGAACCCACAAATGCTCGCCGACCTCCAGGCCTACCGCGCGGCCGCTGGTAAGAAGAGTCCATCCTTACCGACCGTCGTCGCGCCAGAACCGGACATCACCGAAGCCGTTCGGGTCTGCTCGGCCGAAGTTTCCCCAGCCAGTAACAGCATGGATCAGAGGGAAGGATTTTCGGACGGTGAAAAGCAGCCGGAAACTGCAACCGCAACCGAGTCGCCTCTGATGGTCGAGAGGAATGAGAGCAGGAGAGTAGATCACGCCGACgaacaattgaaaaacgatTCCACGAAGAGGAGAAAGGTCAAAGAAACGAGACCGACGAGACGTAGGTCCATCGAACGAGGGCAGCCCGCGAAGAAGAGGCTGAAGACCATCACCCTGACGGAGAAGGACTTCGCTTCGGCAAGGGTCAAGGTCACACCTAAGGACTTTGCCGAATTTGATACTAACGAGAACGCCGTGGAGAGAATTGAAGACGAATCTCACGGCGTTCTGGTGTCCAAACTTCCGTTCAAACCTAAAGCGGATATCGGAGAGCTTCGAAGGGTTTCGGAGGAGGAGTTCTGCCCTCTGACCTTAGAGGACGAGGTCTCCTGTCAGGAGACCAAAACTTGGCCTTGA
- the LOC124410431 gene encoding sialin-like isoform X2, producing MAALVRLKRGSVQLRHAALEVRAAVRARHAVAALVAVGYALCGAVEVSASVALLAKQPDNHAIIDTSWHCNMLVNITSRNKTEDHEVISMELLQEEHTESIMREAFLWGQVAGPILGGCLVWGRSGPSIVFSRAVLSACLASLLVPAAWKAPSHVALRLFQGLCTGATMPAAHMLAMTWFKSTHRSWYFSCYAAVSVGYCLMGWIGTAMVRAFGRDSLCYGLAILAVCWYFAFNRWVKNFPKSYQHDTNAAVIPWGKLLRSVPVWASAVATMGNQWGDATLSLGMTKYLKRIYGFSTANDSVLTTLPHIGHFMAALTCGLLVDHVRESGMVSTTTARKLVVYMAHFVPAALLFVAGYAGCQALGAAWLGIAALLVSGTAPAGALAAVADLAPEESPACAAAACALCSTLGAAGLLAANYFVTQAIHGSIAGSWRLVFGVASVVLFSTAAVFLALGKGVQQPWIPSVARPKSHDVIYEQDSLELDYEDVGVQTEPYELYEAYTLTEDVESVKEMPRSASVHSKASKLSV from the exons ATGGCGGCCCTTGTCAGACTCAAGAGGGGTAGTGTGCAGCTGCGGCACGCCGCTCTCGAAGTTAGGG cgGCAGTGCGAGCGCGACACGCAGTCGCGGCTCTGGTTGCCGTAGGCTATGCCCTTTGCGGAGCCGTAGAAGTCAGCGCCTCCGTAGCCCTCCTAGCAAAGCAACCAGACAACCATGCAATCATCGACACGTCGTGGCATTGCAATATGCTCGTTAATATCACAAGCCGCAATAAAACCGAAGACCACGAAGTCATTTCCATGGag TTACTGCAAGAGGAGCACACGGAGTCCATTATGCGCGAAGCATTCCTCTGGGGTCAGGTAGCAGGTCCAATTCTAGGGGGTTGCCTAGTCTGGGGTCGTTCTGGACCCTCTATCGTCTTCTCACGCGCTGTCCTCAGTGCTTGTCTGGCCTCGCTTTTGGTGCCCGCTGCTTGGAAAGCACCATCACACGTTGCACTCAGGTTGTTCCAGGGCTTGTGTACA GGTGCCACAATGCCCGCAGCTCACATGTTGGCGATGACATGGTTCAAGTCGACGCACAGAAGTTGGTACTTCTCTTGTTACGCGG CCGTAAGCGTTGGCTATTGCCTTATGGGGTGGATTGGTACTGCAATGGTTCGTGCCTTCGGGCGCGACTCTCTGTGCTACGGACTTGCCATACTCGCTGTCTGCTGGTACTTCGCGTTCAACCGCTGGGTTAAGAACTTCCCAAAGTCTTATCAGCACGACACAAAC GCAGCGGTAATCCCATGGGGAAAGCTGTTGAGATCCGTTCCAGTCTGGGCATCTGCAGTGGCAACAATGGGAAACCAATGGGGTGATGCGACCTTGTCTCTTGGGATGACCAAGTACCTAAAGCGGATATACGGCTTTTCCACGGCGAAC GACTCAGTGCTCACTACACTACCGCACATAGGGCACTTCATGGCTGCACTGACTTGCGGCCTCCTCGTAGACCATGTCCGAGAATCCGGTATGGTCTCAACAACCACTGCCAGAAAGTTGGTAGTATACATGG CACACTTCGTACCTGCTGCCCTTCTATTTGTGGCGGGATACGCAGGTTGCCAGGCATTGGGTGCCGCATGGCTCGGGATCGCAGCCCTCCTGGTCTCCGGAACAGCCCCTGCTGGTGCTCTGGCTGCAGTCGCTGATTTAGCGCCTGAAGAATCGCCAGCGTGTGCAGCAGCTGCGTGCGCTCTTTGCTCAACCCTTGGAGCGGCTGGACTTCTAGCTGCCAACTACTTTGTCACTCAGGCAATTCACGGCTCA ATTGCAGGCTCTTGGAGGTTGGTTTTCGGGGTGGCATCTGTGGTTCTATTTTCGACAGCGGCGGTCTTTTTGGCACTTGGTAAGGGGGTTCAGCAGCCCTGGATCCCGTCAGTTGCCAGACCGAAGAGTCACGACGTGATCTACGAACAGGATTCTCTCGAGCTTGACTATGAAGACGTCGGAGTCCAAACGGAGCCCTACGAGCTATACGAGGCCTACACGTTGACCGAGGATGTGGAGAGCGTAAAGGAAATGCCTAGATCAGCCTCAGTCCATTCGAAAGCTTCAAAATTATCCGTATAA
- the LOC124410431 gene encoding sialin-like isoform X1, whose product MAEFVKRGSVHLVKCGSIQIKQAAKEVRAAVRARHAVAALVAVGYALCGAVEVSASVALLAKQPDNHAIIDTSWHCNMLVNITSRNKTEDHEVISMELLQEEHTESIMREAFLWGQVAGPILGGCLVWGRSGPSIVFSRAVLSACLASLLVPAAWKAPSHVALRLFQGLCTGATMPAAHMLAMTWFKSTHRSWYFSCYAAVSVGYCLMGWIGTAMVRAFGRDSLCYGLAILAVCWYFAFNRWVKNFPKSYQHDTNAAVIPWGKLLRSVPVWASAVATMGNQWGDATLSLGMTKYLKRIYGFSTANDSVLTTLPHIGHFMAALTCGLLVDHVRESGMVSTTTARKLVVYMAHFVPAALLFVAGYAGCQALGAAWLGIAALLVSGTAPAGALAAVADLAPEESPACAAAACALCSTLGAAGLLAANYFVTQAIHGSIAGSWRLVFGVASVVLFSTAAVFLALGKGVQQPWIPSVARPKSHDVIYEQDSLELDYEDVGVQTEPYELYEAYTLTEDVESVKEMPRSASVHSKASKLSV is encoded by the exons ATGGCGGAGTTCGTGAAGAGAGGAAGTGTGCACCTTGTCAAGTGTGGCAGTATCCAAATCAAACAGGCTGCTAAAGAAGTGCGAG cgGCAGTGCGAGCGCGACACGCAGTCGCGGCTCTGGTTGCCGTAGGCTATGCCCTTTGCGGAGCCGTAGAAGTCAGCGCCTCCGTAGCCCTCCTAGCAAAGCAACCAGACAACCATGCAATCATCGACACGTCGTGGCATTGCAATATGCTCGTTAATATCACAAGCCGCAATAAAACCGAAGACCACGAAGTCATTTCCATGGag TTACTGCAAGAGGAGCACACGGAGTCCATTATGCGCGAAGCATTCCTCTGGGGTCAGGTAGCAGGTCCAATTCTAGGGGGTTGCCTAGTCTGGGGTCGTTCTGGACCCTCTATCGTCTTCTCACGCGCTGTCCTCAGTGCTTGTCTGGCCTCGCTTTTGGTGCCCGCTGCTTGGAAAGCACCATCACACGTTGCACTCAGGTTGTTCCAGGGCTTGTGTACA GGTGCCACAATGCCCGCAGCTCACATGTTGGCGATGACATGGTTCAAGTCGACGCACAGAAGTTGGTACTTCTCTTGTTACGCGG CCGTAAGCGTTGGCTATTGCCTTATGGGGTGGATTGGTACTGCAATGGTTCGTGCCTTCGGGCGCGACTCTCTGTGCTACGGACTTGCCATACTCGCTGTCTGCTGGTACTTCGCGTTCAACCGCTGGGTTAAGAACTTCCCAAAGTCTTATCAGCACGACACAAAC GCAGCGGTAATCCCATGGGGAAAGCTGTTGAGATCCGTTCCAGTCTGGGCATCTGCAGTGGCAACAATGGGAAACCAATGGGGTGATGCGACCTTGTCTCTTGGGATGACCAAGTACCTAAAGCGGATATACGGCTTTTCCACGGCGAAC GACTCAGTGCTCACTACACTACCGCACATAGGGCACTTCATGGCTGCACTGACTTGCGGCCTCCTCGTAGACCATGTCCGAGAATCCGGTATGGTCTCAACAACCACTGCCAGAAAGTTGGTAGTATACATGG CACACTTCGTACCTGCTGCCCTTCTATTTGTGGCGGGATACGCAGGTTGCCAGGCATTGGGTGCCGCATGGCTCGGGATCGCAGCCCTCCTGGTCTCCGGAACAGCCCCTGCTGGTGCTCTGGCTGCAGTCGCTGATTTAGCGCCTGAAGAATCGCCAGCGTGTGCAGCAGCTGCGTGCGCTCTTTGCTCAACCCTTGGAGCGGCTGGACTTCTAGCTGCCAACTACTTTGTCACTCAGGCAATTCACGGCTCA ATTGCAGGCTCTTGGAGGTTGGTTTTCGGGGTGGCATCTGTGGTTCTATTTTCGACAGCGGCGGTCTTTTTGGCACTTGGTAAGGGGGTTCAGCAGCCCTGGATCCCGTCAGTTGCCAGACCGAAGAGTCACGACGTGATCTACGAACAGGATTCTCTCGAGCTTGACTATGAAGACGTCGGAGTCCAAACGGAGCCCTACGAGCTATACGAGGCCTACACGTTGACCGAGGATGTGGAGAGCGTAAAGGAAATGCCTAGATCAGCCTCAGTCCATTCGAAAGCTTCAAAATTATCCGTATAA
- the LOC124410457 gene encoding uncharacterized protein LOC124410457, with amino-acid sequence MKKRVRLEAKESKDNKEVKTGREGRESRQQDNGQDAIALEDEAQNEGFAEWLRSSSGVELMRLFVIANSLVVFVTMAWPNMQEALYIVKDFIMGDE; translated from the coding sequence ATGAAGAAGCGAGTTCGCCTCGAAGCGAAGGAGTCAAAGGACAACAAGGAGGTGAAGACCGGGAGAGAAGGAAGGGAATCAAGGCAGCAGGACAACGGTCAGGACGCCATCGCCCTCGAGGACGAGGCCCAGAACGAAGGATTTGCCGAGTGGCTTCGATCCAGCAGCGGCGTCGAGCTGATGAGGCTCTTCGTAATCGCAAACTCGCTGGTCGTCTTCGTAACGATGGCCTGGCCGAACATGCAGGAGGCCCTCTACATCGTCAAGGATTTCATAATGGGTGACGAGTAG